One part of the Solanum dulcamara chromosome 8, daSolDulc1.2, whole genome shotgun sequence genome encodes these proteins:
- the LOC129899440 gene encoding uncharacterized protein LOC129899440 has product MSCSIAILNSISTPYLNNKCCTRSLFNWNFGKNNKSTDTKPQFRYHDLDLPFPPSLVTKTFLKGRELQCCYKASVDGFSATEFHNRSDFKGPCVIIGYTTKAFKFGAFNPEGYRSTDDYYDTFDAFLFYWDEDDEKPMILPKVGGSGAALFDYARGGPQFGADGLLIGPPLAPVMGGFAGPDTNSGVGDLRQAKSRLGLSYAKRPDGKESLFGDESKAVIDEVLVFCSPQIASLY; this is encoded by the exons ATGAGTTGCTCTATAGCAATACTAAATTCTATATCCACTccttatttaaataataaatgttGTACAAGGAGCTTATTTAACTGGAATTTTGGGAAAAATAACAAGAGTACTGATACTAAGCCACAATTTAGATACCATGATCTTGATCTTCCTTTCCCTCCTTCTCTCGTCACCAAAACATTCTTGAAAG GAAGGGAACTGCAATGCTGCTATAAGGCATCAGTGGATGGATTTAGTGCAACTGAATTCCATAACAGATCTGATTTCAAAGGACCATGTGTGATTATTGGCTACACAACAAAGGCCTTTAAGTTTGGTGCATTTAATCCAGAAGGCTACAGAAGCACAGATGATTATTACGACACTTTTGATGCATTTCTCTTTTATTGggatgaagatgatgaaaaaCCAATGATCTTGCCTAAAGTAGGGGGAAGTGGTGCTGCCCTATTTGATTATGCTAGAGGAGGGCCACAATTTGGTGCTGATGGATTGCTAATTGGACCTCCATTGGCTCCTGTCATGGGTGGATTTGCTGGACCTGATACGAATTCCGGGGTTGGTGATTTAAGGCAAGCTAAGTCAAGATTGGGACTTTCTTATGCTAAAAGACCTGATGGTAAAGAATCATTGTTTGGAGA
- the LOC129900623 gene encoding aluminum-activated malate transporter 12-like: MEVSGKNISCCLKINVVMEKMKSLGRLTCRKIWKVGKEDKRRVIHSLKVGISLSLASLLYLMEPLFKGIGENAIWAVMTVVVVLEFTTGATLYKGLNRGLGTLLAGLLAFLIERIAKESGHIFHAAFIGTTVFLVGAVTTYMRFFSHIKKNYDYGVVIFLLTFNLITVSSYRVDSVLKIAHERFYTIAIGCGICLLMSLFVFPIWSGDDLHLSTVAKFEGLAKSIEACINEYFSDNINQQQEKARENSMEMEDPIYKGYKAVLDSKSSDETFALYASWEPRYLKSCSWQQYVKLGTVLRHFGYTLVALHGCLQTEIETPLSVRVLFKDPCNRLAREVTKVLKELGNSIKNRRQYCPEIQSNHVHEALQDLIDALKSQPRLFLGTNSNTNILLALATLATRQKSGKDYVVSLPNVNNDDPARVVLGHNLVLKENDKKSLKPTLSKIGITSLEFLEALPFAAFASLLVEIVARLDLVIEQVVELGRVAHFKEYSHDDDVVININCDNNPRVETEFSSSHATAD; the protein is encoded by the exons atggaggtgaGTGGAAAAAATATATCTTGCTGCTTGAAGATTAATGTTGTTATGGAGAAAATGAAGAGTTTGGGAAGATTAACATGTAGAAAAATCTGGAAAGTAGGGAAAGAAGATAAAAGAAGGGTCATTCACTCACTAAAAGTTGGAATCTCCTTGTCATTGGCCTCCTTGTTATATTTAATGGAGCCATTGTTCAAAGGCATTGGAGAAAATGCTATTTGGGCTGTCATGACTGTTGTAGTTGTTCTTGAATTCACAACAG GGGCAACATTATATAAAGGGCTGAATAGAGGACTAGGGACACTATTAGCAGGATTATTGGCTTTCTTGATTGAACGTATTGCCAAAGAGTCTGGCCACATATTTCATGCTGCTTTCATTGGGACCACAGTTTTTCTAGTCG GAGCGGTGACTACGTACATGAGATTTTTCTCTCAcataaagaaaaattatgattatggtGTGGTGATATTCCTCTTAACGTTCAACTTGATCACAGTGTCAAGCTATCGTGTTGATAGTGTGTTGAAGATTGCACATGAGCGATTTTACACCATAGCTATCGGCTGTGGTATTTGTCTTCTCATGAGCCTATTTGTATTTCCAATTTGGTCAGGAGACGACCTCCATTTATCGACTGTTGCCAAGTTTGAAGGCTTAGCAAAATCAATTGAAG CTTGCATTAACGAGTACTTTAGCGATAATATTAATCAGCAACAGGAAAAAGCCAGAGAAAATTCAATGGAAATGGAGGATCCTATTTACAAAGGTTACAAGGCTGTTTTAGATTCCAAATCATCTGATGAAACTTTT GCACTATATGCAAGTTGGGAGCCAAGATATTTAAAAAGTTGTTCCTGGCAGCAATATGTAAAATTGGGGACTGTTCTTCGCCATTTTGGATACACACTAGTAGCTCTACATGGATGCCTGCAAACTGAAATTGAG ACTCCTCTCTCAGTTCGAGTACTATTCAAAGATCCATGCAATCGACTTGCCAGAGAAGTGACAAAGGTGCTAAAGGAACTAGGCAATAGCATAAAAAATCGTCGTCAATACTGCCCAGAAATCCAATCTAACCATGTCCATGAAGCCTTACAAGACCTCATCGATGCCTTAAAatcccaaccaagactcttTCTTGGCACTAATAGTAATACAAACATACTATTAGCCTTAGCAACATTAGCCACTAGACAAAAATCTGGTAAAGATTATGTAGTCTCTTTACCAAATGTAAATAATGACGATCCTGCTCGTGTTGTACTTGGTCATAACTTAGTGTTGAAAGAGAATGATAAAAAGAGTTTGAAGCCCACGTTAAGCAAGATTGGGATTACTAGCTTGGAATTTTTGGAGGCCCTACCATTTGCAGCCTTTGCATCTTTGCTAGTTGAGATAGTTGCAAGACTTGACCTTGTTATTGAACAAGTAGTAGAATTGGGAAGGGTAGCTCATTTCAAGGAGTATAgtcatgatgatgatgtggtTATTAACATAAATTGTGATAATAATCCTAGAGTGGAAACTGAGTTCTCCTCCTCCCATGCAACAGCAGATTGA
- the LOC129901006 gene encoding late embryogenesis abundant protein 6, with translation MHSVREKVSNAAAAGKEHVDILKAKAEEKAEKAVARTREGKRIAEEVRKAKEAEAKMELHQAKARHAAETLQSKQSHLGGIIGPHTHHHGTHDTVGAHQGQQNPVVGTTVPTTATHVAPTYPLGGR, from the exons atGCACTCAGTAAGGGAGAAAGTAAGCAATGCAGCTGCCGCTGGCAAAGAGCACGTTGACATCCTCAAAGCCAAAGCCGAAGAAAAg GCTGAGAAAGCAGTAGCAAGGACAAGGGAAGGAAAAAGGATAGCGGAAGAGGTGAGAAAAGCAAAAGAAGCAGAAGCAAAGATGGAGCTGCATCAAGCGAAAGCACGTCATGCCGCAGAGACGTTGCAATCGAAGCAATCTCATCTTGGCGGAATTATAGGGCCTCACACCCACCATCATGGTACTCATGATACGGTTGGTGCTCATCAAGGCCAACAAAATCCAGTAGTGGGTACTACCGTTCCAACTACTGCTACTCATGTTGCTCCTACGTATCCTCTAGGAGGCCGTTAA
- the LOC129899419 gene encoding SAC3 family protein C isoform X1: protein MAGRSQPPYRPRPNFSSSSSRSFHPSQPSRNIPFQPTKSVNHSTPNNTQIQNNASDKKTSSSNWDKAIDGDIDDIQNLVGTCPFMCPVKEREKRERLRDLAVFERLYGNPRESSPSLAVKKNMLFPWEFEGPSLLILKVEGHLLQLSHFCRTISVKTLQDSDVRPLSVLEDTLNYLCNLLDSTEHPFEVVHDFIFDRTRSIRQDLSMQNISCSRVVSMYERMVKFHIISQHKLRRCSSSNISSLSYLNMEQLTKALTTLFNLYEANRTTASIFENEAELFSYYVLLHLESKTQGTGETLSLWFRRVPSHIMKSTEMSFARKILRYFKLGFYKKFIDTTASKASYLQYCIIEPSINEVRALAISCVNYGGYKPQPFPLATLSKFLMMKEWDVESFCRDIGLQTSDDEEGNSCLPTKQTTLIHPKGGLHKYYPLESERFERFSVEL from the exons ATGGCGGGGCGTAGTCAACCTCCGTACAGGCCAAGACCcaatttttcctcttcttcttccagATCCTTCCACCCTTCTCAACCTTCCCGCAACATTCCGTTCCAACCCACCAAAAGTGTCAACCATTCTACGCCTAATAATACCCAAATTCAGAACAACGCTTCCGACAAGAAGACGAGCTCAAGCAATTGGGACAAAGCCATTGATGGagatattgatgatattcagaATTTAGTTGGAACCTGCCCTTTCATGTGTCCTG TTAAGGAGAGGGAAAAGCGAGAGAGGCTGCGAGACTTAGCtgtcttcgagaggctatatgGAAATCCTCGTGAATCATCACCAAGCCTTGCTGTTAAAAAG AACATGCTTTTTCCCTGGGAGTTCGAAGGCCCTTCCTTATTAATTTTGAAGGTAGAAGGCCACCTGCTTCAGCTTTCACAT TTCTGCAGGACTATATCCGTAAAGACTCTGCAAGATTCTGATGTGAGGCCTCTCTCGGTGTTGGAAGATACTTTGAACTATCTATGTAACTTGCTGGACTCTACGGAGCATCCCTTTGAGGTGGTTCATGACTTCATCTTTGATAGGACGAGGTCCATTAGACAAGATCTAAGTATGCAAAATATCTCTTGCAGTCGAGTGGTCTCTATGTATGAGAGAATG GTTAAATTCCATATAATTTCCCAGCATAAGCTTAGAAGATGTAGCAGTTCAAATATTTCTTCGCTGTCATACCTCAACATGGAGCAGCTAACGAAGGCATTGACGACTTTATTTAATCTTTATGAAGCAAATCGAACTACAGCATCCATCTTTGAAAATGAAGCTGAATTGTTTTCCTATTATGTGCTTCTCCACCTTGAGTCCAAAACCCAAGGAACA GGGGAGACATTATCTTTGTGGTTCCGCCGTGTTCCTTCTCACATTATGAAGTCGACAGAAATGAGTTTTGCTCGGAAGATCTTGAG ATACTTTAAATTGGGCTTCTACAAGAAATTTATCGATACAACAGCGTCCAAGGCATCCTACTTGCAGTATTGCATTATTGAACCTTCTATCAATGAG GTTCGAGCACTAGCTATTTCCTGTGTTAATTATGGAGGATACAAGCCTCAGCCTTTTCCCTTGGCGACTCTTTCCAAATTCCTAATGATGAAG GAATGGGATGTGGAATCTTTCTGTAGGGACATTGGCCTTCAAACCTCCGACGATGAAGAAGGAAATAGCTGCTTGCCTACCAAGCAAACAACTCTTATCCATCCAAAGGGAGGGTTGCACAAGTATTATCCTCTGGAATCAGAACGGTTTGAGAG GTTTTCTGTTGAACTGTAA
- the LOC129899419 gene encoding SAC3 family protein C isoform X4 produces MAGRSQPPYRPRPNFSSSSSRSFHPSQPSRNIPFQPTKSVNHSTPNNTQIQNNASDKKTSSSNWDKAIDGDIDDIQNLVGTCPFMCPVKEREKRERLRDLAVFERLYGNPRESSPSLAVKKNMLFPWEFEGPSLLILKVEGHLLQLSHFCRTISVKTLQDSDVRPLSVLEDTLNYLCNLLDSTEHPFEVVHDFIFDRTRSIRQDLSMQNISCSRVVSMYERMVKFHIISQHKLRRCSSSNISSLSYLNMEQLTKALTTLFNLYEANRTTASIFENEAELFSYYVLLHLESKTQGTGETLSLWFRRVPSHIMKSTEMSFARKILRYFKLGFYKKFIDTTASKASYLQYCIIEPSINEVFC; encoded by the exons ATGGCGGGGCGTAGTCAACCTCCGTACAGGCCAAGACCcaatttttcctcttcttcttccagATCCTTCCACCCTTCTCAACCTTCCCGCAACATTCCGTTCCAACCCACCAAAAGTGTCAACCATTCTACGCCTAATAATACCCAAATTCAGAACAACGCTTCCGACAAGAAGACGAGCTCAAGCAATTGGGACAAAGCCATTGATGGagatattgatgatattcagaATTTAGTTGGAACCTGCCCTTTCATGTGTCCTG TTAAGGAGAGGGAAAAGCGAGAGAGGCTGCGAGACTTAGCtgtcttcgagaggctatatgGAAATCCTCGTGAATCATCACCAAGCCTTGCTGTTAAAAAG AACATGCTTTTTCCCTGGGAGTTCGAAGGCCCTTCCTTATTAATTTTGAAGGTAGAAGGCCACCTGCTTCAGCTTTCACAT TTCTGCAGGACTATATCCGTAAAGACTCTGCAAGATTCTGATGTGAGGCCTCTCTCGGTGTTGGAAGATACTTTGAACTATCTATGTAACTTGCTGGACTCTACGGAGCATCCCTTTGAGGTGGTTCATGACTTCATCTTTGATAGGACGAGGTCCATTAGACAAGATCTAAGTATGCAAAATATCTCTTGCAGTCGAGTGGTCTCTATGTATGAGAGAATG GTTAAATTCCATATAATTTCCCAGCATAAGCTTAGAAGATGTAGCAGTTCAAATATTTCTTCGCTGTCATACCTCAACATGGAGCAGCTAACGAAGGCATTGACGACTTTATTTAATCTTTATGAAGCAAATCGAACTACAGCATCCATCTTTGAAAATGAAGCTGAATTGTTTTCCTATTATGTGCTTCTCCACCTTGAGTCCAAAACCCAAGGAACA GGGGAGACATTATCTTTGTGGTTCCGCCGTGTTCCTTCTCACATTATGAAGTCGACAGAAATGAGTTTTGCTCGGAAGATCTTGAG ATACTTTAAATTGGGCTTCTACAAGAAATTTATCGATACAACAGCGTCCAAGGCATCCTACTTGCAGTATTGCATTATTGAACCTTCTATCAATGAG GTTTTCTGTTGA
- the LOC129899419 gene encoding SAC3 family protein C isoform X2, producing MAGRSQPPYRPRPNFSSSSSRSFHPSQPSRNIPFQPTKSVNHSTPNNTQIQNNASDKKTSSSNWDKAIDGDIDDIQNLVGTCPFMCPVKEREKRERLRDLAVFERLYGNPRESSPSLAVKKFCRTISVKTLQDSDVRPLSVLEDTLNYLCNLLDSTEHPFEVVHDFIFDRTRSIRQDLSMQNISCSRVVSMYERMVKFHIISQHKLRRCSSSNISSLSYLNMEQLTKALTTLFNLYEANRTTASIFENEAELFSYYVLLHLESKTQGTGETLSLWFRRVPSHIMKSTEMSFARKILRYFKLGFYKKFIDTTASKASYLQYCIIEPSINEVRALAISCVNYGGYKPQPFPLATLSKFLMMKEWDVESFCRDIGLQTSDDEEGNSCLPTKQTTLIHPKGGLHKYYPLESERFERFSVEL from the exons ATGGCGGGGCGTAGTCAACCTCCGTACAGGCCAAGACCcaatttttcctcttcttcttccagATCCTTCCACCCTTCTCAACCTTCCCGCAACATTCCGTTCCAACCCACCAAAAGTGTCAACCATTCTACGCCTAATAATACCCAAATTCAGAACAACGCTTCCGACAAGAAGACGAGCTCAAGCAATTGGGACAAAGCCATTGATGGagatattgatgatattcagaATTTAGTTGGAACCTGCCCTTTCATGTGTCCTG TTAAGGAGAGGGAAAAGCGAGAGAGGCTGCGAGACTTAGCtgtcttcgagaggctatatgGAAATCCTCGTGAATCATCACCAAGCCTTGCTGTTAAAAAG TTCTGCAGGACTATATCCGTAAAGACTCTGCAAGATTCTGATGTGAGGCCTCTCTCGGTGTTGGAAGATACTTTGAACTATCTATGTAACTTGCTGGACTCTACGGAGCATCCCTTTGAGGTGGTTCATGACTTCATCTTTGATAGGACGAGGTCCATTAGACAAGATCTAAGTATGCAAAATATCTCTTGCAGTCGAGTGGTCTCTATGTATGAGAGAATG GTTAAATTCCATATAATTTCCCAGCATAAGCTTAGAAGATGTAGCAGTTCAAATATTTCTTCGCTGTCATACCTCAACATGGAGCAGCTAACGAAGGCATTGACGACTTTATTTAATCTTTATGAAGCAAATCGAACTACAGCATCCATCTTTGAAAATGAAGCTGAATTGTTTTCCTATTATGTGCTTCTCCACCTTGAGTCCAAAACCCAAGGAACA GGGGAGACATTATCTTTGTGGTTCCGCCGTGTTCCTTCTCACATTATGAAGTCGACAGAAATGAGTTTTGCTCGGAAGATCTTGAG ATACTTTAAATTGGGCTTCTACAAGAAATTTATCGATACAACAGCGTCCAAGGCATCCTACTTGCAGTATTGCATTATTGAACCTTCTATCAATGAG GTTCGAGCACTAGCTATTTCCTGTGTTAATTATGGAGGATACAAGCCTCAGCCTTTTCCCTTGGCGACTCTTTCCAAATTCCTAATGATGAAG GAATGGGATGTGGAATCTTTCTGTAGGGACATTGGCCTTCAAACCTCCGACGATGAAGAAGGAAATAGCTGCTTGCCTACCAAGCAAACAACTCTTATCCATCCAAAGGGAGGGTTGCACAAGTATTATCCTCTGGAATCAGAACGGTTTGAGAG GTTTTCTGTTGAACTGTAA
- the LOC129899419 gene encoding SAC3 family protein C isoform X3 has translation MAGRSQPPYRPRPNFSSSSSRSFHPSQPSRNIPFQPTKSVNHSTPNNTQIQNNASDKKTSSSNWDKAIDGDIDDIQNLVGTCPFMCPVKEREKRERLRDLAVFERLYGNPRESSPSLAVKKNMLFPWEFEGPSLLILKVEGHLLQLSHFCRTISVKTLQDSDVRPLSVLEDTLNYLCNLLDSTEHPFEVVHDFIFDRTRSIRQDLSMQNISCSRVVSMYERMVKFHIISQHKLRRCSSSNISSLSYLNMEQLTKGETLSLWFRRVPSHIMKSTEMSFARKILRYFKLGFYKKFIDTTASKASYLQYCIIEPSINEVRALAISCVNYGGYKPQPFPLATLSKFLMMKEWDVESFCRDIGLQTSDDEEGNSCLPTKQTTLIHPKGGLHKYYPLESERFERFSVEL, from the exons ATGGCGGGGCGTAGTCAACCTCCGTACAGGCCAAGACCcaatttttcctcttcttcttccagATCCTTCCACCCTTCTCAACCTTCCCGCAACATTCCGTTCCAACCCACCAAAAGTGTCAACCATTCTACGCCTAATAATACCCAAATTCAGAACAACGCTTCCGACAAGAAGACGAGCTCAAGCAATTGGGACAAAGCCATTGATGGagatattgatgatattcagaATTTAGTTGGAACCTGCCCTTTCATGTGTCCTG TTAAGGAGAGGGAAAAGCGAGAGAGGCTGCGAGACTTAGCtgtcttcgagaggctatatgGAAATCCTCGTGAATCATCACCAAGCCTTGCTGTTAAAAAG AACATGCTTTTTCCCTGGGAGTTCGAAGGCCCTTCCTTATTAATTTTGAAGGTAGAAGGCCACCTGCTTCAGCTTTCACAT TTCTGCAGGACTATATCCGTAAAGACTCTGCAAGATTCTGATGTGAGGCCTCTCTCGGTGTTGGAAGATACTTTGAACTATCTATGTAACTTGCTGGACTCTACGGAGCATCCCTTTGAGGTGGTTCATGACTTCATCTTTGATAGGACGAGGTCCATTAGACAAGATCTAAGTATGCAAAATATCTCTTGCAGTCGAGTGGTCTCTATGTATGAGAGAATG GTTAAATTCCATATAATTTCCCAGCATAAGCTTAGAAGATGTAGCAGTTCAAATATTTCTTCGCTGTCATACCTCAACATGGAGCAGCTAACGAAG GGGGAGACATTATCTTTGTGGTTCCGCCGTGTTCCTTCTCACATTATGAAGTCGACAGAAATGAGTTTTGCTCGGAAGATCTTGAG ATACTTTAAATTGGGCTTCTACAAGAAATTTATCGATACAACAGCGTCCAAGGCATCCTACTTGCAGTATTGCATTATTGAACCTTCTATCAATGAG GTTCGAGCACTAGCTATTTCCTGTGTTAATTATGGAGGATACAAGCCTCAGCCTTTTCCCTTGGCGACTCTTTCCAAATTCCTAATGATGAAG GAATGGGATGTGGAATCTTTCTGTAGGGACATTGGCCTTCAAACCTCCGACGATGAAGAAGGAAATAGCTGCTTGCCTACCAAGCAAACAACTCTTATCCATCCAAAGGGAGGGTTGCACAAGTATTATCCTCTGGAATCAGAACGGTTTGAGAG GTTTTCTGTTGAACTGTAA
- the LOC129901258 gene encoding uncharacterized protein LOC129901258 isoform X1: MSSPLSITLSSSSLPLLRLHRHVSISNVLCNRHLYLRQKQFSSRHLLRLCSVNSDHNVYESPEFQNSPLDQKGAAEKDETSQTESPTSNTILMRLRRYGVAGVLSYGLLNTAYYLTTFLIVWFYVAPSPGRMGYLAAVERFLKVMAMVWAGSQVTKLVRAGGALALAPFVDTGLSWFTTKMKFESQGKAFAVVAGFCFGLAFMLFLVVTLLWA, translated from the exons ATGTCTTCTCCTCTTAGCATTACACTCTCCTCATCTTCACTACCTCTCCTTCGTCTCCATCGCCAT GTTAGCATTTCCAACGTGCTCTGTAATCGTCACTTGTACCTGCGGCAAAAGCAGTTCTCTTCCAGGCATCTGCTTCGTCTCTGCTCTGTTAATAGTGATCATAAT GTTTACgagtcaccagaatttcaaAATAGTCCTCTAGATCAAAAAG GTGCTGCAGAAAAAGATGAAACTAGTCAAACAGAATCACCCACATCAAACAC GATTCTGATGAGATTGAGAAGATAtggtgttgcaggagtattatcATATGGACTACTAAATACTGCATACTACCTTACTACATTTCTTATCGTGTG GTTTTATGTTGCTCCATCACCTGGACGAATGGGTTACCTTGCTGCAGTTGAACG GTTTCTCAAAGTAATGGCCATGGTATGGGCTGGTAGCCAGGTTACAAAGCTTGTCCGAGCAGGAGG GGCTTTAGCTCTCGCTCCTTTTGTGGACACTGGATTATCATGGTTTACAACCAAGATGAAGTTTGAATCGCAAGGGAAA GCTTTCGCGGTTGTTGCTGGGTTTTGCTTTGGTTTGGCTTTTATGCTGTTTCTCGTAGTTACATTACTCTGGGCGTGA
- the LOC129901258 gene encoding uncharacterized protein LOC129901258 isoform X2, which produces MSSPLSITLSSSSLPLLRLHRHVSISNVLCNRHLYLRQKQFSSRHLLRLCSVNSDHNVYESPEFQNSPLDQKEKDETSQTESPTSNTILMRLRRYGVAGVLSYGLLNTAYYLTTFLIVWFYVAPSPGRMGYLAAVERFLKVMAMVWAGSQVTKLVRAGGALALAPFVDTGLSWFTTKMKFESQGKAFAVVAGFCFGLAFMLFLVVTLLWA; this is translated from the exons ATGTCTTCTCCTCTTAGCATTACACTCTCCTCATCTTCACTACCTCTCCTTCGTCTCCATCGCCAT GTTAGCATTTCCAACGTGCTCTGTAATCGTCACTTGTACCTGCGGCAAAAGCAGTTCTCTTCCAGGCATCTGCTTCGTCTCTGCTCTGTTAATAGTGATCATAAT GTTTACgagtcaccagaatttcaaAATAGTCCTCTAGATCAAAAAG AAAAAGATGAAACTAGTCAAACAGAATCACCCACATCAAACAC GATTCTGATGAGATTGAGAAGATAtggtgttgcaggagtattatcATATGGACTACTAAATACTGCATACTACCTTACTACATTTCTTATCGTGTG GTTTTATGTTGCTCCATCACCTGGACGAATGGGTTACCTTGCTGCAGTTGAACG GTTTCTCAAAGTAATGGCCATGGTATGGGCTGGTAGCCAGGTTACAAAGCTTGTCCGAGCAGGAGG GGCTTTAGCTCTCGCTCCTTTTGTGGACACTGGATTATCATGGTTTACAACCAAGATGAAGTTTGAATCGCAAGGGAAA GCTTTCGCGGTTGTTGCTGGGTTTTGCTTTGGTTTGGCTTTTATGCTGTTTCTCGTAGTTACATTACTCTGGGCGTGA
- the LOC129901258 gene encoding uncharacterized protein LOC129901258 isoform X3, giving the protein MSSPLSITLSSSSLPLLRLHRHVYESPEFQNSPLDQKGAAEKDETSQTESPTSNTILMRLRRYGVAGVLSYGLLNTAYYLTTFLIVWFYVAPSPGRMGYLAAVERFLKVMAMVWAGSQVTKLVRAGGALALAPFVDTGLSWFTTKMKFESQGKAFAVVAGFCFGLAFMLFLVVTLLWA; this is encoded by the exons ATGTCTTCTCCTCTTAGCATTACACTCTCCTCATCTTCACTACCTCTCCTTCGTCTCCATCGCCAT GTTTACgagtcaccagaatttcaaAATAGTCCTCTAGATCAAAAAG GTGCTGCAGAAAAAGATGAAACTAGTCAAACAGAATCACCCACATCAAACAC GATTCTGATGAGATTGAGAAGATAtggtgttgcaggagtattatcATATGGACTACTAAATACTGCATACTACCTTACTACATTTCTTATCGTGTG GTTTTATGTTGCTCCATCACCTGGACGAATGGGTTACCTTGCTGCAGTTGAACG GTTTCTCAAAGTAATGGCCATGGTATGGGCTGGTAGCCAGGTTACAAAGCTTGTCCGAGCAGGAGG GGCTTTAGCTCTCGCTCCTTTTGTGGACACTGGATTATCATGGTTTACAACCAAGATGAAGTTTGAATCGCAAGGGAAA GCTTTCGCGGTTGTTGCTGGGTTTTGCTTTGGTTTGGCTTTTATGCTGTTTCTCGTAGTTACATTACTCTGGGCGTGA